A stretch of Aerococcaceae bacterium zg-252 DNA encodes these proteins:
- a CDS encoding LacI family DNA-binding transcriptional regulator, which produces MATMKDVAELAGVSLGTVSRVINHAPGIKPITLAKVEAAIQQLAYVPDEYARGMKLNRTNTVALIVPTIWHPFFGEFSYYVERELSAREIKLLLCNSEGATKEVEYIKMLQQNKVDGIIAITYSSIEEYLSSNIPFVSIDRMFPGMEIACVASDNQYGAELAAQTLIEKGCQHLAFIGTHNDTANETKKRRLYFEKAVRSANKKISILDLEEPIDNLSRHIERFLTEHETIDGIFAINDFVALDTLAIIRKLQRKVPDEIQVIGYDGIRLASEREYVVSTIKQPLEQMAKKAIDMLLNIIDQKPHMQQILIPGEYIEGPTTKSNKIIEKK; this is translated from the coding sequence ATGGCTACGATGAAAGATGTAGCAGAATTAGCAGGTGTTAGTTTAGGGACGGTATCACGTGTTATTAATCATGCACCCGGTATTAAGCCGATAACACTTGCAAAAGTAGAGGCAGCTATTCAACAATTAGCGTATGTTCCTGATGAATATGCACGTGGTATGAAGTTGAATCGAACTAATACGGTTGCACTCATTGTTCCGACTATTTGGCATCCGTTTTTCGGAGAATTTTCTTATTATGTTGAACGAGAGTTAAGTGCACGTGAAATTAAATTATTGCTTTGTAATAGTGAGGGTGCGACAAAAGAAGTAGAGTATATTAAGATGTTACAACAAAATAAGGTGGACGGTATTATTGCGATAACTTATTCGTCGATTGAAGAGTACTTATCATCGAATATACCATTTGTCAGTATTGACCGAATGTTTCCAGGTATGGAAATTGCTTGTGTAGCATCTGATAATCAATATGGTGCAGAATTAGCAGCTCAGACACTTATTGAAAAAGGTTGTCAGCATCTAGCATTTATTGGGACACATAATGATACTGCCAATGAAACGAAAAAACGTCGATTATACTTTGAAAAAGCAGTTCGTTCGGCGAATAAAAAAATCTCGATATTGGATTTGGAAGAGCCGATTGACAACTTATCACGACATATTGAGCGGTTTTTAACAGAGCATGAAACGATTGACGGTATTTTTGCAATTAATGATTTTGTTGCGTTAGATACATTAGCGATTATTCGAAAATTACAACGGAAAGTACCAGATGAGATACAAGTAATCGGATATGACGGCATTCGTTTGGCGAGCGAACGAGAATATGTAGTGTCAACGATTAAGCAACCACTAGAACAAATGGCAAAAAAAGCGATTGATATGCTACTTAATATTATTGACCAGAAACCACACATGCAACAAATTTTAATACCGGGGGAATATATTGAAGGCCCTACTACTAAATCGAATAAAATAATTGAGAAAAAGTAG
- a CDS encoding glycoside hydrolase family 32 protein, giving the protein MGVTEVYSVERANEFIAQTKGNINTQYRPKAHFVAPVGWINDPNGFVYFRGEYHLFYQYFPYDSVWGPMHWGHAKSKDLVNWEHLPVALAPDKPYDISGCFSGSAIVKDDTLWLMYTGHIVREDGTVRQVQNMAYSKDGIHFEKLASNPVLDEKDLPDEIDPADFRDPKVFERDGKYYAVVAAKYRNNGGCIVLVGSENLVDWQFESIFLKGNPEHGIMWECPDYFNLDGEDCLVMSPMQVARDGLKHHNINTTYFMRGKVDWQTKTFEPQMIEEVDSGHDFYAPQSLQDDKGRRIMIAWMHTWGRRNVTKELEHQWAMAMTIAREVRIQEGKVIQTPVLPPLTTPVSLDEVVNQAIVVDVDNQQQASFELHYGSDNDFISIRYQESDSAVYINRQGLKEQLLGEEKIPVIERGVVVKEATVEGLRLVIDTHSIEVFVNQGSSVLTSNYFFDSATQPRLQVVSGEVELTGYMLS; this is encoded by the coding sequence CTGGGCGTGACAGAAGTATATAGTGTTGAGAGAGCAAATGAATTTATTGCTCAAACTAAAGGAAATATCAATACACAATATCGACCTAAAGCGCATTTTGTTGCGCCAGTTGGTTGGATTAACGATCCGAATGGCTTTGTTTATTTCCGTGGAGAATATCATTTATTCTACCAATATTTCCCATATGATAGTGTTTGGGGGCCAATGCATTGGGGACATGCAAAGTCAAAAGATTTAGTGAATTGGGAACATTTGCCGGTAGCCTTAGCGCCAGATAAGCCATATGATATTAGTGGTTGTTTTTCTGGTAGTGCAATTGTCAAAGATGATACATTATGGTTAATGTACACAGGACATATTGTACGAGAAGACGGAACGGTTCGCCAAGTGCAAAATATGGCATATTCAAAAGATGGTATCCACTTTGAAAAATTGGCGAGCAATCCAGTATTAGATGAAAAAGATTTACCTGATGAAATTGACCCAGCAGATTTTCGTGACCCGAAAGTATTTGAACGTGATGGTAAATATTATGCAGTCGTTGCAGCGAAATATCGCAATAATGGTGGCTGTATCGTATTGGTTGGTTCAGAGAATTTAGTTGATTGGCAATTTGAGTCTATTTTCTTAAAAGGCAATCCAGAGCATGGTATTATGTGGGAGTGTCCAGATTATTTCAATTTAGACGGTGAAGATTGCTTGGTAATGTCGCCGATGCAAGTAGCACGTGACGGCTTGAAACATCATAATATTAATACTACATACTTTATGCGTGGAAAAGTCGATTGGCAGACCAAAACATTTGAGCCACAGATGATTGAAGAAGTGGATAGTGGCCATGATTTCTATGCACCACAGTCATTGCAAGATGATAAAGGACGCCGTATTATGATTGCTTGGATGCATACTTGGGGACGCCGTAATGTGACGAAAGAATTGGAACATCAATGGGCAATGGCGATGACAATCGCTAGAGAGGTTCGTATTCAAGAAGGTAAAGTAATACAAACACCGGTATTGCCACCATTAACGACGCCTGTATCATTAGATGAAGTGGTCAATCAAGCAATCGTTGTTGATGTGGATAATCAACAACAAGCGAGCTTTGAATTACATTATGGTAGTGACAATGACTTTATTAGTATTCGTTATCAAGAGAGTGATAGTGCAGTCTATATTAATCGACAAGGCTTAAAAGAACAGTTGTTGGGAGAAGAAAAAATTCCGGTTATTGAACGAGGAGTAGTTGTTAAAGAAGCAACAGTTGAAGGTTTGCGTCTAGTAATTGATACGCATTCGATTGAAGTATTTGTTAATCAAGGCTCATCAGTTTTAACTTCGAATTATTTCTTTGATTCAGCGACGCAACCACGATTACAAGTTGTAAGTGGTGAAGTTGAATTGACCGGATATATGTTAAGTTAA
- a CDS encoding ROK family protein → MIGALEAGGTKCVCAMFTEEGELIERVSIPTQTPDQSIPAMIEFFKKYPEMRALGIGSFGPIGVNESLDNYGYITTTPKAGWQNFNFVGTFKKEFDVPIAWTTDVNAAAYGEMMQGAAQGLKNVVYLTVGTGIGGGFVVDGNIVSGYGHPESGHILIRRHEKDTFEGTCPYHKDCLEGMAAGPAIEARWGKKGFELEETHQAWEIEADYIAQALYNYYVILGSEKFILGGGVMKQRQLFPLIKQRFVELNNGYLEIPAIESFIVPPALEDNAGITGCYELAKKLVASA, encoded by the coding sequence ATGATAGGAGCTTTAGAAGCTGGTGGCACAAAATGCGTTTGTGCGATGTTTACAGAAGAAGGAGAATTAATTGAGCGTGTGAGTATACCAACTCAAACGCCAGACCAATCAATTCCAGCAATGATTGAATTTTTTAAAAAATACCCTGAAATGCGTGCTTTAGGAATCGGTTCTTTCGGACCGATAGGAGTTAATGAATCATTGGATAATTATGGCTATATTACAACTACACCAAAAGCTGGTTGGCAAAATTTCAATTTTGTTGGAACATTTAAGAAAGAATTTGATGTGCCGATTGCATGGACAACAGATGTGAATGCTGCTGCCTATGGTGAAATGATGCAAGGGGCTGCACAAGGCTTAAAAAATGTTGTTTATTTAACTGTTGGTACAGGAATCGGTGGTGGATTTGTAGTTGACGGCAATATTGTCAGTGGCTATGGTCACCCTGAGTCGGGACATATTTTAATTCGTCGCCATGAGAAGGATACATTTGAAGGGACATGTCCTTATCACAAAGATTGCTTAGAAGGCATGGCTGCTGGCCCGGCTATCGAAGCACGTTGGGGTAAAAAAGGCTTTGAGTTAGAAGAAACACATCAAGCATGGGAAATTGAAGCAGATTATATTGCACAAGCCTTATACAATTATTATGTTATTTTAGGTAGTGAAAAATTCATTTTAGGTGGTGGCGTGATGAAGCAACGTCAATTATTCCCATTGATTAAGCAACGTTTTGTTGAGTTAAACAATGGCTACTTAGAAATTCCAGCGATTGAATCATTCATCGTTCCACCGGCATTAGAAGATAATGCTGGGATAACAGGTTGCTATGAGTTGGCGAAAAAACTAGTTGCATCAGCATAA
- a CDS encoding carbohydrate ABC transporter permease: MNSAMQTDFDRRVLIINRILIGLIVLITFVPLIYILAASFMNPTALLNKGISFDPRDWTLDGYQRVLSDSSILRGFFNSIFYSVTFSVLTVAVSMLTAYPLSKKDLIGRKWINLFLIITMFFGGGLVPTYLLVKQLGMLNTVWAIIIPGAVNVWNIILIRTYVQTLPEELMEAAVIDGANEFQIFIKIIVPLAKPIMFVLFLYAFVGQWNSYFDAMIYLKDPNLEPLQLVLRKILIQNQPNQEMIGTNTAMIDIQRLAEMIKYATIVISSLPLLIMYPFFQKYFDKGILVGSLKG; the protein is encoded by the coding sequence ATGAATTCAGCAATGCAAACAGATTTTGACCGTCGTGTCTTAATTATCAATCGAATTTTAATCGGCTTAATTGTGCTGATTACTTTTGTGCCATTAATTTATATTTTAGCTGCTTCCTTTATGAATCCAACAGCACTATTAAATAAAGGGATTAGTTTTGACCCACGTGACTGGACTTTAGACGGTTATCAACGTGTATTATCAGATTCTTCAATCTTACGTGGTTTTTTCAACTCAATCTTTTATTCTGTTACATTTTCAGTTTTAACGGTTGCTGTTTCAATGTTAACAGCCTATCCGTTATCAAAAAAAGATTTAATCGGACGTAAATGGATTAACTTATTCTTAATTATTACAATGTTCTTCGGTGGGGGATTAGTTCCTACTTACTTATTGGTAAAACAATTGGGAATGTTAAATACGGTTTGGGCGATTATTATCCCTGGAGCTGTGAATGTATGGAATATCATTTTAATTCGTACTTATGTGCAAACATTACCAGAGGAATTAATGGAAGCTGCCGTAATTGACGGAGCGAATGAATTTCAAATTTTCATTAAAATCATTGTGCCACTAGCAAAACCAATTATGTTTGTGCTATTCCTATATGCCTTTGTAGGTCAATGGAACTCATACTTTGATGCAATGATTTACTTAAAAGATCCAAACTTAGAGCCATTGCAGTTAGTATTGCGTAAAATCTTAATTCAAAACCAACCAAATCAAGAAATGATTGGTACAAATACAGCGATGATAGATATTCAACGATTAGCAGAAATGATTAAATATGCAACAATTGTCATTTCAAGTTTACCATTGTTGATTATGTATCCATTCTTCCAAAAATACTTTGATAAAGGTATTTTAGTCGGTTCATTAAAAGGATAA
- a CDS encoding glucose-6-phosphate dehydrogenase: MREIEKLEGIDVTENRLILTLFGATGDLAARKLYPALYRLYKNGLISTHFALIGTGRTEWTHQEMRQRVSDSVKGEVEQAEHLKEFLSHVYYVSHDVNDTTHYQRLRNFQEELDQQYETMGNRIFYISLSPKLFPTITGHLRDQQLITENGYNRLIIEKPFGHDTASAKDLQQSLNRTFNENQIFRIDHYLGKEMVQAIRNIRFDNRVFADSWNNQGIDNIQISLLEEVGVEDRGEYYDTSGATRDMIQNHALQILAMLAMEQPKEATAEAIQEEKIKVLASLYYPQDEKEVKEKFVRGQYGPSEQLKGYRQEDKVSATSATETYFAACVEIDLPQWKGVPFFVRTGKRLDSKATTIDVQFKPTQAGVPGNQLHIEVAPKTGYRFTVNQKKMGYSHETESIPLEYYYTPEQLVATPHDYERLIYECILGDKSHFAHYLEVEHAWKYIDHLFSYWDKEVPEFPNYEAGSRGPVTADELLERFNTAWQQ; encoded by the coding sequence ATGAGAGAGATAGAAAAACTGGAGGGAATTGATGTGACAGAGAACCGTTTAATTTTAACTTTATTTGGTGCAACGGGTGATTTAGCTGCACGTAAATTATATCCTGCCTTGTATCGTTTATATAAAAATGGACTAATTTCAACTCATTTTGCATTAATTGGAACAGGAAGAACTGAGTGGACACATCAAGAGATGCGTCAGCGTGTATCTGACAGTGTAAAAGGTGAAGTTGAGCAGGCAGAGCATTTGAAAGAATTTTTATCTCATGTGTATTATGTATCGCATGATGTGAATGATACAACGCACTACCAACGTTTGAGAAATTTTCAAGAAGAATTGGATCAACAATATGAAACAATGGGGAATCGTATCTTCTATATTTCTTTATCCCCTAAATTATTTCCAACGATTACCGGACATTTGCGTGACCAACAGTTAATTACGGAAAATGGTTATAACCGTTTAATTATTGAAAAACCATTCGGGCATGATACAGCTTCAGCAAAGGATTTACAACAAAGTTTGAACCGTACATTTAATGAAAATCAAATATTCCGTATCGACCATTATTTAGGTAAAGAAATGGTACAAGCGATTCGTAATATTCGTTTTGATAATCGTGTATTTGCAGATAGTTGGAATAATCAAGGAATTGATAATATTCAAATTAGCTTACTGGAAGAAGTAGGAGTCGAAGATCGTGGTGAATATTATGATACTTCAGGTGCAACACGTGACATGATTCAAAATCATGCTCTACAAATCTTGGCAATGCTCGCTATGGAACAACCGAAAGAAGCGACAGCAGAAGCGATTCAAGAAGAAAAAATCAAAGTATTGGCATCGCTATATTATCCACAAGACGAGAAAGAAGTAAAAGAAAAATTTGTTCGTGGGCAATATGGCCCAAGTGAGCAATTGAAAGGCTATCGTCAAGAAGATAAAGTGAGTGCCACATCGGCTACTGAAACTTATTTTGCTGCTTGCGTCGAAATTGATTTACCACAATGGAAAGGTGTACCATTCTTTGTTCGTACTGGTAAACGACTTGATAGCAAAGCGACAACGATTGATGTGCAGTTTAAGCCGACTCAAGCAGGAGTACCGGGCAATCAATTGCATATTGAAGTTGCACCAAAAACAGGTTATCGTTTTACTGTTAATCAAAAGAAAATGGGTTATTCACATGAAACGGAAAGTATTCCATTAGAATACTATTATACGCCGGAGCAATTGGTAGCAACTCCACATGATTATGAACGTTTGATTTATGAATGTATATTAGGGGATAAGAGTCATTTTGCGCATTATTTGGAAGTAGAACATGCATGGAAATATATTGATCATCTATTTAGCTATTGGGATAAAGAGGTGCCAGAATTTCCAAATTATGAAGCAGGAAGTCGAGGTCCTGTAACTGCTGATGAGCTATTAGAGCGTTTTAATACGGCTTGGCAGCAATAA
- the glgB gene encoding 1,4-alpha-glucan branching protein GlgB, with protein sequence MQTSIGLPHFKEDIYIFNTGQHREAYRFLGSKKAQVGDIMGYQFSVWAPNAANVFLTGDFNYWGRTPMTWQEGGVWTVFVSEAHEGQCYKYGIDHGNGYIEYKMDPFGHRFEIAPKDASIVADIPEFEWNDAKWLKKRAKRDKFKAPLSIYEVHASSWRQHPDGRYYTLRELADSLIPYVVSMGYTHIELMPLMDHPLEASWGYQITGYYGLAGRFGTMAELKYLVDLAHQHDIGVILDWVPGHFCRNAYALAYFDGTPTFEYQDVNRANNIGWGTLNFDLGKTQVQSFLISNALFWLKEFHVDGLRVDAVTNMLYLDFDAGPWTPNELGTNENLQGIDFLQKLNTTIQEELPDVYMIAEESSNREGITAPVSEGGLGFDYKWNLGWMNDTLRFFELEPYLRPKNLTLITFVFMYQYNERFILPYSHDEVVHGKHSLLGRIPGNRFEQFSTLRLMQAYMAAQPGKTLNFMGNELGQYLEWRYYSELEWIDLTREYNHEYQQLVADVNCFVRDTKAMHEWDHERDGLRVLEADAYDDGYLTMIRQGSSPRDFVIVACNFENKWQHKVPVGAPYKGQYKVVLNTDDAKYGGSNALQELEYKTSEQEQDGEPFMLTLDLPPLSVLYLQPKRIYGTKTK encoded by the coding sequence ATGCAAACATCAATCGGGTTACCGCATTTTAAGGAAGATATTTATATCTTTAATACGGGGCAACACCGTGAAGCCTATCGTTTTCTTGGAAGCAAGAAAGCTCAAGTTGGAGATATAATGGGATATCAATTTAGTGTATGGGCTCCGAATGCAGCAAATGTTTTTTTGACAGGAGATTTTAATTATTGGGGTCGCACACCGATGACGTGGCAAGAAGGTGGCGTGTGGACTGTTTTTGTATCAGAAGCACACGAAGGGCAATGCTATAAATATGGTATTGACCATGGAAATGGCTATATTGAATATAAAATGGATCCATTTGGACATCGTTTTGAAATTGCTCCTAAAGATGCGAGTATCGTGGCAGATATTCCTGAGTTTGAATGGAATGATGCAAAATGGCTGAAAAAACGTGCGAAACGAGATAAATTTAAAGCACCACTTTCGATTTATGAAGTTCATGCATCGAGTTGGCGACAGCATCCAGACGGACGGTATTATACTTTAAGGGAGTTAGCAGATAGTTTAATTCCCTATGTTGTATCCATGGGGTATACCCATATTGAATTGATGCCTTTAATGGATCATCCTCTTGAAGCATCGTGGGGCTATCAGATTACAGGGTACTACGGACTGGCTGGACGTTTTGGTACAATGGCAGAATTAAAATATTTAGTCGATTTAGCACATCAACATGATATTGGGGTGATTTTGGATTGGGTGCCAGGTCATTTTTGTCGTAATGCCTATGCACTGGCATATTTTGACGGTACACCGACTTTTGAATATCAAGATGTCAATCGTGCCAATAATATTGGCTGGGGCACTTTGAATTTTGATTTAGGAAAAACACAGGTTCAGAGCTTTTTAATTTCCAATGCCTTATTTTGGTTAAAAGAATTTCATGTTGACGGTTTGCGTGTCGATGCTGTAACGAACATGCTGTATTTGGATTTCGATGCTGGGCCATGGACGCCAAATGAATTAGGGACTAATGAAAATTTACAGGGAATTGATTTTCTACAAAAACTCAATACAACGATTCAAGAAGAATTGCCAGATGTATATATGATTGCAGAAGAAAGTTCAAATCGTGAGGGCATTACAGCACCGGTAAGTGAGGGTGGACTTGGTTTTGACTATAAGTGGAATTTAGGTTGGATGAATGATACATTACGTTTCTTTGAATTAGAACCTTATTTACGACCTAAAAATCTTACTTTGATTACCTTTGTGTTCATGTATCAATATAATGAACGATTTATTTTGCCTTATTCGCATGATGAAGTGGTACATGGTAAGCACTCTTTACTTGGTCGCATTCCAGGAAATCGCTTTGAACAATTTTCAACATTGCGATTAATGCAAGCTTACATGGCAGCACAACCAGGAAAAACATTGAATTTTATGGGGAATGAGCTAGGACAATATTTAGAATGGCGTTATTATTCAGAATTAGAGTGGATTGATTTAACAAGAGAATACAATCATGAGTATCAACAATTGGTGGCAGATGTTAATTGTTTTGTGAGAGATACAAAAGCGATGCATGAGTGGGATCATGAGCGTGACGGTTTGCGTGTTTTGGAAGCTGATGCGTATGATGACGGTTATTTAACGATGATTCGTCAAGGTTCTTCGCCACGAGATTTTGTTATTGTAGCGTGTAACTTTGAAAATAAATGGCAGCATAAAGTACCTGTTGGTGCACCGTATAAAGGGCAATATAAAGTCGTGTTAAATACGGATGATGCGAAATATGGTGGCTCCAATGCTTTACAAGAATTGGAGTATAAAACAAGTGAGCAAGAGCAAGACGGCGAGCCGTTTATGTTAACGCTGGACTTGCCACCATTATCAGTATTGTATTTGCAGCCTAAACGTATTTATGGAACAAAAACAAAATAA
- a CDS encoding sugar ABC transporter permease, with protein sequence MTQVMRRKETFLDKLKRQKVLLLMLLPGLLLTFIFRYIPMYGVLIAFKDYNPMRGILGSNWVGFKEFTKFLSAPNLGLLVANTLKLSVFGLLWGFLPPIILAIMLNQLGSDKLKRRIQLILYAPNFISVVVIVGMIFLFFSIDGPINRLLSTVGININFMTNPDYFRSLYIGSGIWQGMGWASTLYTATLVNVSPSLIEAAKLDGANIFQRIWHIDLPTLKPVMVIQFILAAGNIMSVGYEKAYLMQTSLNLTASEIISTYVYKQGLVSGNYSYSTAVGLINTVINIILLVIVNKTVKHLNDGEGL encoded by the coding sequence ATGACGCAAGTGATGCGACGAAAAGAAACATTTCTGGATAAACTGAAAAGGCAGAAAGTCTTATTATTAATGTTATTACCGGGATTGTTATTAACTTTTATTTTTAGATATATTCCGATGTACGGTGTATTGATTGCGTTTAAAGATTATAATCCAATGCGTGGTATTTTAGGTAGTAATTGGGTAGGATTTAAAGAATTTACCAAGTTTTTATCAGCCCCTAATTTAGGCTTGTTAGTTGCCAATACCTTAAAACTAAGTGTGTTCGGATTATTATGGGGTTTCTTACCACCAATTATTTTAGCGATTATGCTAAATCAATTAGGTAGTGACAAGTTAAAACGTCGAATTCAATTAATCTTATACGCACCAAACTTTATTTCGGTGGTCGTTATTGTCGGGATGATTTTCTTATTCTTCTCGATTGACGGACCAATCAATCGTTTATTATCTACTGTAGGTATCAATATTAATTTTATGACAAATCCAGACTACTTTAGATCTTTATATATCGGAAGTGGAATTTGGCAAGGAATGGGTTGGGCTTCGACTTTATATACAGCGACACTCGTCAATGTTAGTCCGTCATTAATTGAAGCTGCCAAATTAGACGGTGCGAATATTTTCCAACGTATTTGGCATATTGATTTACCAACATTGAAACCGGTAATGGTTATTCAATTTATTTTAGCAGCCGGTAATATTATGAGTGTTGGTTATGAAAAAGCATATTTGATGCAAACATCATTGAACTTGACAGCATCGGAAATTATTTCGACTTATGTTTATAAACAAGGTCTTGTATCTGGTAACTATTCATACTCAACAGCTGTCGGATTAATCAATACAGTCATCAATATTATTTTATTAGTAATTGTAAATAAAACAGTAAAACACCTTAATGACGGTGAAGGATTATAG
- a CDS encoding ABC transporter substrate-binding protein: MKMKKVGLLMVSTMVLAACGNTAQGPSSPDYKLSNVTLPLKDKVTLKITTGSSPLAPADPNDKLIYKRLEEATNVHIDWTNYSTDYAEKRNLDISSGDLPDAFLNASASDVDLIKWAKNGVIIPLEDLIDQHMPNLKKIFDENPQYRAMVTAPDGHIYSLPWIEELGADKESIHSVNDMAWINTDWLKKLGLEMPKTTEDLVKVLEAFKNEDPNGNGQADEIPLAFINNGGNEDFKILMGAFGIGDNDDHLVVGNDKKVDFTADNEEYKTGIKFMRDLYERGLLDSEAFEQDWNTYIAKGSEHRYGVYFTWDKANVTGMNDSYDVLPVLEGPTGVKHITRTNNFGFQRGRAVITSANKNLELTAKWLDQMYVPIQSVQNNWGTYGDETQQNIFEFDEATQSLKHLPLDGTAPGELRQKTEVGGPLAILDEYYGKVTTMPDDAKWRLDLMHATYVPFMNNDYNYPRVFMEAEDLETIELIEADLMEYVNRKRSEWIVNGNIDAEWDEYLSELERFRLPEWLKIKQQYFDAYLANQ; this comes from the coding sequence ATGAAAATGAAAAAAGTAGGTTTATTAATGGTAAGCACTATGGTGTTAGCAGCTTGTGGGAATACAGCTCAAGGGCCGTCAAGTCCAGATTACAAATTATCAAATGTGACATTGCCATTGAAAGATAAAGTAACATTGAAAATTACGACAGGTAGCTCACCATTAGCACCTGCTGACCCTAACGATAAATTAATCTACAAACGTTTAGAAGAAGCAACAAATGTACATATTGATTGGACGAACTATTCAACGGATTATGCTGAAAAACGTAATTTAGATATTTCAAGTGGTGACCTACCAGATGCGTTCTTAAATGCTAGTGCATCTGATGTTGACTTAATTAAATGGGCGAAAAATGGTGTAATTATTCCTTTAGAAGATTTAATTGACCAACATATGCCGAATTTGAAGAAAATCTTTGATGAAAATCCACAATATCGTGCAATGGTAACAGCTCCTGACGGACATATTTATTCATTACCATGGATTGAAGAATTAGGTGCAGATAAAGAATCTATTCACAGTGTTAACGACATGGCTTGGATTAATACGGATTGGTTGAAAAAATTAGGTTTAGAAATGCCAAAAACAACGGAAGATTTAGTAAAAGTATTAGAAGCATTTAAAAATGAAGATCCAAATGGAAATGGTCAAGCAGACGAAATTCCTTTAGCGTTCATCAACAATGGTGGAAATGAAGACTTCAAGATTTTAATGGGTGCTTTTGGTATCGGTGATAATGATGACCACCTTGTTGTTGGCAACGATAAAAAAGTTGACTTTACAGCAGATAATGAAGAATACAAAACAGGTATTAAATTCATGCGTGATTTGTATGAACGTGGTTTATTAGATAGTGAAGCATTCGAACAAGATTGGAATACATATATTGCGAAAGGTTCTGAACATCGCTACGGTGTTTACTTCACTTGGGATAAAGCTAATGTTACAGGTATGAATGATAGCTATGATGTATTACCAGTTTTAGAAGGACCTACTGGTGTGAAACATATTACACGTACAAATAACTTTGGTTTCCAACGTGGTCGTGCCGTTATTACAAGTGCGAATAAAAACTTAGAATTAACTGCGAAATGGTTAGATCAAATGTATGTTCCAATTCAATCAGTTCAAAACAACTGGGGTACATATGGTGATGAAACACAACAAAACATTTTTGAGTTTGATGAAGCAACACAATCATTGAAACATTTACCATTAGACGGTACAGCACCAGGTGAATTACGTCAAAAAACAGAAGTTGGTGGACCATTAGCAATCTTAGATGAGTACTATGGTAAAGTGACAACAATGCCAGATGATGCAAAATGGCGTCTAGACTTAATGCACGCAACTTATGTGCCATTTATGAATAATGACTACAACTACCCACGTGTATTTATGGAAGCAGAAGATTTAGAAACAATTGAATTGATTGAAGCTGACTTAATGGAATATGTGAACCGTAAACGTTCAGAATGGATTGTAAATGGTAATATTGATGCTGAATGGGATGAATATTTATCTGAATTAGAACGTTTCCGTTTACCAGAATGGTTAAAAATCAAACAACAATACTTTGATGCTTATTTAGCAAATCAATAA